The window ACAGCGGCGACTACGGTGACAGCGGCGACTACGGTGACAGCGGCGACTACGGTGACAGCGGCGACTACGGTGACAGCGGCGACTACGGTGACAGCGGCGACTACGGTGACAGCGGCGACTACGGTGATACTGCTGACTACAGTGGTGGGTGATAACGCTTTAAACAATGATTGCCGTGTGGTAATCTAAAAGATATTTTTTTAAAAACCCCTTAATAAAAATTTCTCATCAGAGGTAATTGAATTATGAAAATACTGGTTGCTGTAAACGAGACAAAGGGCTCTAAGAATGCAGTTGCAAAGTTTGTTGAGATGTTTTCGGTTTGCCGTCCTGAATTGATAGTGCTTCTGTATGTAGAAAAGTTTGACGCCAGTTTCTTAATGGATGAAATGCTCGGTGAGTCAGAAATAAAGGCTTTGGAGGAGGCGATACAGGGTACGGAATATAAGGAAATGCTGGACAAGAAGGCCCAGACGATTCTCAATTATTACAAGAAGCTCCTTGAGGATAATGGGTTAGGCAGTGTAAAGACCGTGACCAAGGAGGGCCATCCTGCAGAAGAGATTCTCGCCGCTGTAGAAGAGGAAGGCGTGGACATGATAGTTATCGGATCGAGAGGTAAAAGGTTCGAGCCCTTGCTCATGGGAAGCATCAGCAGGGAAGTGCTCGAAAAGGCAGACATGCCTGTTTTGGTCATAAAAGGCCAGAAGTTTTAATGTTGAATGTGTTTTCGATGATTAGCATTCTGTTAAAGCAGGATGTTATAATGAAACATGGGTAGCATCATAAAGAATTTTAGAGAATCATCATTCAAATGTTCCCTGAAGAAAGTAAAAAAAGATAAGTTGCCACTCATAGTTTATAAACGTAATATCAGAGGGACTACATTTTGTAGTCCCTCTGATTTCCAGATGTCTTATTCAAAACCTTTAAATCCTGAATCAAATAATAATAAAAGTGAGGTGCTCGATACTTGGATATTAACAGTAAACAGAACGGTATAGTAATTCTTGGTGGAGGTCTTGCAGGGCTTTCAGCAGGATATGTTTTGTCCAGGGAGGGGAAAAAGGTGTTGGTAGCAGAGGGGGATTCTACAGTTGGTGGACTATCAAAGACATACAAGCATAATGGGTTTATGTTTGACCTTGGAGGACACAGATTCATAACTCACAACAGGTCGTTGGAACGTTTCGTTAATGAACTCCTGAAAGGTGAATTTCTTAAGGTAATGAGAACCAGTCAGATATATATGTTCGGCAGGTATTTCGATTATCCGTTGAAGCCCGTAAATGCCATGTTCGGTCTTGGTATTTTGACCAGCCTGCAGATACTCCTGGACTACTGGAAGGAGAAGATCAAAAATGTACTAAAGCCGCCCGAGATAATCTCTCTTGAAGACTGGGTAGTGAGTCAGTTTGGCCGCAAGATGTTTGACCTGTATTTCAAAGAGTACAGTGAAAAGGTCTGGGGGATTGATTGCAAAAGCATAAGTCAGGAATGGGTCTCTGAAAGAATAAAAGGTCTTTCTCTTTGGGAGGCCATAAAGAATGGTTTTACCAAGGTCAGTGGAAAAAGTATAAAAACTCTCGCGGATGAGTTTATCTATCCCCCATATGGAATCGGTCAGCTTTCTGATAACTTGAAAGAAGGCATAGAGGAAGCAGGTAGTTCCGTATTGACTGAAACAAGGGTAATCAAGGTTAATCATGAAAACTTTAATGTAAGCAGCATAACGGTTGATAACAACGGAAAACAGTATGATATTGAGGGCAAGGAATTTATTTCGAGTGTTCCGCTGACACACCTTGCGAAGATGCTTCATCCTGCTGCTCCAGCCGATATAATGGAAGCTGCCTCTAAATTAAGATACAGGGATATTGTAATTGTGACGGTAATGCTCGACCGTGAAAAGGTGACCGACCTGACATGGTTATATTTTCCCGAGAAAGACATGCCCCTGGGAAGGATACATGAACCAAGGAACTGGAGTCCCTATATGGCCCCGGAAGGGAAGACACATGTAGTGGCAGAGTTTTTCTGCTTTAAGGGTGATAAGATATGGAACTCAAGTGATGAGGAGCTTACAGCCATTACAGTAGAGAATCTTGAGAAGCTGGGCTTTATTAATAAAAACGAGGTCATAGACAGTTCTGTGGTGAGGGCGGCAAAGGCATATCCACTTATGGAAGTCGGATACAGGGAGCCTTACGAGAAGATCCTGCAATATCTGAAGAACTTCAAGAACCTTCGTCCTATCGGCAGAGGCGGTCTGTTCAAGTACTATAATATGGACCGTGCCATAGAGTCGGGGATTGAGGTAGCTGAAGAAATATTAGGCAAGAAGGTGTTAGAGTGAAAAAAAAGGTGTGTAATAACGGTGAATTGATATGAAGTGTTTTCTTGTAGTACCGGCATGGTTGCCTGAGGACATATTTTCAGCAAAGACGGCGGGATCCCAGATTAACTACTGGCAGCCCCTGGGCCTGCTCTATATTGCTGCATCTGTGAGGCAGGCAGGACATGAGGTGAGGTTTCTCAACGGCGCTTTTATGCGCAATGCAGAGATAATGAAGGAAATCGAAAAAGAGAGACCGGATATTGTGGGGCTCTATTCAACTACATTTGGATGGAAGAAGGCAAAGGAAGCAGCCAGGGCCATAAAGGAGATAGATAAAAATATATTTGTCTGCGTTGGTGGCCCTTATCCGATTGCAATGCAGGAAAAATGCCTTGAGGATTGCGATTGGCTTGATGCAGTGGTGACGGGTGAGGGTGAGCATACCCTGGTAGAGATGATGGAGAGATTATCTGAGGGTAAGGGAATGGAAGGGGTTCTTGGTGTGGTGTACCGTGAGGGTGGGGAGATAAGGAAGAACCCGCTGAGACCCCTTCTCGAGGACCTTGACAGCCTTCCCTTTCCTGCAAGAGACCTCTTGGGCGAGGGAGCAATCAAATACGTTCCACCCCCGGCTACATACAAGAGGAAGCCTGTGGCGGTAATGATAACTTCCAGGGGGTGTAACCGTAAGTGCCTCTTCTGTTTTCAGATAGACAAGACCCGCAAGAGTGGAGTCAGATACCGCAGTGTAGAGAATGTGATGGAGGAAATAGAATTGTGTCTGAAGCAGGGGTACCGCGAGATAAAATTCATAGATGATACCCTTGCAGCAAATTACGACAGGGCAATGCAGATAGCAAAGGAGATCAAGGCGCGTAAACTTGATTTTACATGGTTTGCCTCTGCATGTGTCAGCCAGGTGGACAGACCGCTTCTTGAGGCTTTTAAGGAGGCAGGGTGCTGGTCCATTCTGTTTGGGGCGGAGAGCGGGGTGCAGAAGAATCTTAATGCCATCAAAAAGGGGATTACTCTTGAACAGACGCGTAAGGCAGTCAAGACAGCCAAGGAGGTTGGATTAAAGGTACTTACTCCTTTCCTTTTCGGCATACCGGGGCAGACGTACGAGGACGGG of the Nitrospirota bacterium genome contains:
- a CDS encoding universal stress protein, whose translation is MKILVAVNETKGSKNAVAKFVEMFSVCRPELIVLLYVEKFDASFLMDEMLGESEIKALEEAIQGTEYKEMLDKKAQTILNYYKKLLEDNGLGSVKTVTKEGHPAEEILAAVEEEGVDMIVIGSRGKRFEPLLMGSISREVLEKADMPVLVIKGQKF
- a CDS encoding FAD-dependent oxidoreductase; translated protein: MDINSKQNGIVILGGGLAGLSAGYVLSREGKKVLVAEGDSTVGGLSKTYKHNGFMFDLGGHRFITHNRSLERFVNELLKGEFLKVMRTSQIYMFGRYFDYPLKPVNAMFGLGILTSLQILLDYWKEKIKNVLKPPEIISLEDWVVSQFGRKMFDLYFKEYSEKVWGIDCKSISQEWVSERIKGLSLWEAIKNGFTKVSGKSIKTLADEFIYPPYGIGQLSDNLKEGIEEAGSSVLTETRVIKVNHENFNVSSITVDNNGKQYDIEGKEFISSVPLTHLAKMLHPAAPADIMEAASKLRYRDIVIVTVMLDREKVTDLTWLYFPEKDMPLGRIHEPRNWSPYMAPEGKTHVVAEFFCFKGDKIWNSSDEELTAITVENLEKLGFINKNEVIDSSVVRAAKAYPLMEVGYREPYEKILQYLKNFKNLRPIGRGGLFKYYNMDRAIESGIEVAEEILGKKVLE
- a CDS encoding radical SAM protein; translated protein: MKCFLVVPAWLPEDIFSAKTAGSQINYWQPLGLLYIAASVRQAGHEVRFLNGAFMRNAEIMKEIEKERPDIVGLYSTTFGWKKAKEAARAIKEIDKNIFVCVGGPYPIAMQEKCLEDCDWLDAVVTGEGEHTLVEMMERLSEGKGMEGVLGVVYREGGEIRKNPLRPLLEDLDSLPFPARDLLGEGAIKYVPPPATYKRKPVAVMITSRGCNRKCLFCFQIDKTRKSGVRYRSVENVMEEIELCLKQGYREIKFIDDTLAANYDRAMQIAKEIKARKLDFTWFASACVSQVDRPLLEAFKEAGCWSILFGAESGVQKNLNAIKKGITLEQTRKAVKTAKEVGLKVLTPFLFGIPGQTYEDGLKTIEFACEIDPDVANFHALTPFPGSELYDNIEKYGTMSTDSSDFTYQGAAFVPYTMTRDEIWKLRQLAFKKFYSRPKYIWGRILRMRTMDDLKAALQGAKSLFWLWVKGDIFRKDKGVS